One window of the Natrinema sp. CBA1119 genome contains the following:
- a CDS encoding replication factor C small subunit, translated as MSEADAEAAEPTPGKTEVWIEKYRPERLDDIKGHVDIVPRLKNYVEQDDLPHLLFAGPAGTGKTTAAKSIAREVYDDDWRENFLELNASDQRGIDVVRDRIKDFARSSFGGYSHRIIFLDEADALTSDAQSALRRTMEQFSNNTRFILSCNYSSQIIDPIQSRCAVFRFTELSADAIEAQVREIAANEDIDVTDDGVDALVYAADGDMRKAINALQAAAVMGETVDEETVFAITATARPEEVEAMVGHAIDGDFTAARAALEDLLTERGLAGGDVIDQLHRSAWEFDIPERATVRLLERLGEVDYRITEGANERLQLEAMLASLALENEA; from the coding sequence ATGAGCGAGGCCGACGCCGAGGCGGCGGAGCCCACCCCCGGGAAGACCGAAGTCTGGATCGAGAAGTATCGTCCGGAGCGACTCGACGACATCAAGGGCCACGTGGACATCGTTCCGCGACTCAAAAATTACGTCGAGCAGGACGATCTCCCCCACCTTCTTTTCGCAGGGCCAGCCGGTACAGGGAAGACGACAGCAGCGAAGAGCATCGCTCGAGAGGTCTACGACGACGACTGGCGCGAGAACTTCCTCGAGCTCAACGCCTCCGACCAGCGCGGGATCGATGTCGTCCGCGACCGGATCAAGGACTTCGCGCGCTCGTCGTTCGGCGGCTACTCACACCGCATCATCTTCCTCGACGAGGCTGACGCGCTGACCTCTGACGCCCAGTCCGCGCTGCGCCGGACGATGGAGCAGTTCTCGAACAACACGCGCTTCATCCTCTCGTGTAACTACTCGAGCCAGATCATCGACCCCATCCAGTCGCGGTGTGCGGTCTTCCGGTTCACCGAACTCTCCGCGGACGCCATCGAGGCGCAGGTCCGGGAAATCGCCGCGAACGAGGACATCGACGTGACGGACGACGGCGTCGACGCGCTGGTCTACGCGGCCGACGGCGACATGCGCAAGGCGATTAACGCCTTGCAGGCCGCCGCGGTGATGGGCGAAACCGTCGACGAGGAGACCGTCTTCGCGATCACCGCGACGGCCCGCCCCGAGGAGGTCGAGGCGATGGTCGGCCACGCCATCGACGGCGATTTCACCGCTGCTCGAGCCGCCCTCGAGGACTTGCTGACCGAGCGCGGCCTCGCCGGCGGCGACGTCATCGACCAGCTCCACCGCTCCGCCTGGGAGTTCGACATTCCGGAGCGGGCGACGGTCCGCCTGCTCGAGCGTCTGGGGGAGGTCGACTACCGGATCACCGAAGGCGCGAACGAGCGGCTGCAACTCGAGGCGATGCTGGCGTCGCTGGCGCTCGAGAACGAGGCCTGA
- a CDS encoding aspartate kinase — protein sequence MRVVAKFGGTSLGSGDRINRAADSIAAAVEDGHEIAVVASAMGSTTDELLDEITFETDEADRAQIVSMGERTSVRMLKAALSARGIESVFLEPGSDEWPVITDEYGEVNVEETQRRGQELASKLDETVPVLTGFLAEGPDGSITTLGRGGSDTSAVMLGKYMDADEVVIVTDVEGVMTGDPHVVEGARNVGEISVDELRNLSFRGAEVVAPSALSYKDGTLDVRVVHYQHGDLLSGGTSIEGEFRNLVDLRERPLACLTVAGRAIRNQPGVFHRLSAALHESDVNIDAVASGMDTITFYIDEEEAERAENILHREVIASDELSSVTVDSPVAVIRVTGGELPNQPGIISEIVNPLSEARIHLNDIITSATSVALFVDWDDREETLELTQNLF from the coding sequence ATGCGCGTCGTAGCGAAATTCGGCGGGACGAGTCTCGGCAGCGGCGACCGGATCAACCGCGCCGCGGACTCGATCGCTGCGGCCGTCGAGGACGGCCACGAGATCGCCGTCGTCGCCAGCGCGATGGGGTCGACCACCGACGAACTGCTCGACGAGATCACGTTCGAAACCGACGAAGCCGACCGCGCCCAGATCGTCAGCATGGGTGAGCGGACGTCGGTTCGGATGCTCAAGGCCGCACTATCGGCTCGGGGTATCGAATCGGTCTTCCTCGAGCCCGGTAGCGACGAGTGGCCCGTCATCACCGACGAGTACGGCGAGGTCAACGTCGAAGAGACCCAGCGGCGCGGCCAGGAGCTCGCGTCGAAGCTCGACGAAACGGTACCGGTCCTCACCGGGTTCCTCGCCGAAGGCCCCGACGGCTCGATCACGACGCTCGGCCGGGGCGGCAGCGACACCTCGGCGGTCATGCTGGGCAAGTACATGGACGCCGACGAGGTCGTCATCGTCACGGACGTCGAGGGCGTCATGACGGGCGACCCCCACGTCGTCGAAGGGGCTCGAAACGTCGGCGAAATCTCGGTCGACGAACTCCGGAACCTCTCGTTTCGCGGGGCCGAGGTCGTCGCGCCCTCCGCGCTTTCCTACAAGGACGGAACTCTCGACGTGCGCGTCGTCCACTACCAGCACGGTGACCTGCTGTCGGGCGGGACGAGCATTGAAGGCGAGTTCAGGAACCTGGTCGACCTGCGCGAGCGCCCGCTGGCCTGCCTGACCGTCGCCGGCCGCGCGATTCGGAACCAGCCCGGCGTCTTCCATCGCCTCTCGGCCGCCCTGCACGAGAGCGACGTCAACATCGACGCCGTCGCGAGCGGGATGGATACGATCACCTTCTACATCGACGAGGAGGAGGCCGAACGCGCCGAGAACATCCTTCACCGCGAGGTCATCGCCAGCGACGAACTCTCGAGCGTCACCGTCGACTCGCCGGTCGCCGTCATCCGAGTGACCGGCGGCGAACTCCCGAACCAGCCGGGGATCATCAGCGAGATCGTCAACCCCCTCTCCGAGGCCCGGATCCATCTCAACGACATCATCACCAGCGCGACCAGCGTCGCCCTGTTCGTCGACTGGGACGACCGCGAGGAGACCCTCGAGCTGACGCAGAACCTGTTCTAA
- a CDS encoding GAF domain-containing protein, which translates to MATPPANTRPRTVLYVAASETAASDGAVALERLESGPKRSVRAVTEVDRIRTWAPESDCVVFAETPTTAAGSNLLEVVEACDSAPVILFSEASYAPAAARSTDGIDGYVRRDTDDAVSHLADEIEWVCGGVGSTGNASGREIDAESDPDPDAEAESDTDAETEVEFDTETDSETDVIAMAGVPAPPSRRPADAFLESIPELVACRDRDRLFELLVEIAADALEYEYCWLSTVRFGDLVPRTTAPGLSAKALESLSRAGPLGDVLRTGEPLRIDDLPTDDRLPTPLEGVESMYCVPVGDVGIVHVAADAPAAFDECDRDALTTWGRIATSVLERLDADATDTTARERLRRERDRLRTERDRLAAERDRLAAERDELAAERDRYRTVFANVPDPAVRYEIVDGEPVVRTVNDTFADVFGTDPESIVGDPVDESIVPPGLERRRATLLESLRAGERRQLGSRRETVDGVREFLLTLVPLAVNADGDRHGDGDAAPEGNEGADHNSEGLIVYSDVTEHSRRERELAAAEARLETIAALIHDDVRTPLNVARGYLEIAEETGDREHFAAVDDAQERLRESVDRLVTIAGRDDVLVETEPVAVHDVARRAWVAVDTGDARLVTRAANNRVLEADKARLRELLESLLMAVVDEANENEPVVTVRATDDGFAVARRDPATAETDTDLEADPVSDRVAAADGTGFGLGTVERIADAHGWDVGVAEANGRLTVSFRGIEPADVEGE; encoded by the coding sequence ATGGCGACTCCGCCAGCGAACACCCGACCGCGAACCGTGCTCTACGTGGCCGCCTCGGAAACGGCCGCCAGCGACGGTGCCGTCGCACTCGAGCGACTCGAGTCTGGCCCGAAGCGGTCGGTCCGCGCCGTTACCGAAGTCGACCGGATCCGTACCTGGGCGCCGGAGTCCGACTGCGTCGTCTTCGCTGAGACGCCGACGACCGCGGCGGGGTCGAACCTGCTCGAAGTGGTCGAGGCCTGTGACTCCGCGCCCGTGATCCTCTTTTCCGAGGCGTCGTACGCGCCTGCGGCCGCCCGGTCGACCGACGGCATCGACGGCTACGTCCGCCGCGATACCGACGACGCCGTTTCCCACCTCGCGGACGAGATCGAGTGGGTCTGTGGCGGTGTCGGATCCACCGGAAACGCCAGTGGGCGCGAGATCGACGCGGAATCCGACCCCGACCCCGACGCCGAGGCCGAATCTGACACCGACGCCGAAACCGAGGTCGAATTCGACACCGAAACCGATTCCGAGACCGACGTGATCGCGATGGCCGGTGTCCCGGCGCCACCGAGCCGTCGACCGGCCGACGCATTCCTCGAGTCGATCCCCGAACTGGTCGCCTGTCGCGACCGCGATCGGCTCTTCGAATTACTCGTCGAAATCGCGGCCGACGCGCTCGAGTACGAGTACTGCTGGCTGTCGACGGTCCGCTTCGGAGATCTCGTCCCGCGGACGACCGCGCCGGGGCTCTCGGCCAAGGCTCTCGAGTCGCTGTCGCGTGCGGGGCCGCTCGGGGACGTCCTCCGAACGGGCGAACCGCTCCGGATCGACGATCTCCCGACCGATGATCGGCTGCCGACCCCGCTCGAGGGGGTCGAGTCGATGTACTGCGTTCCGGTCGGCGACGTCGGGATCGTGCACGTGGCCGCCGACGCACCGGCGGCGTTCGACGAGTGTGACCGTGACGCCCTGACGACGTGGGGCCGGATCGCCACGTCGGTTCTCGAACGACTCGACGCCGACGCGACCGACACCACGGCGCGAGAGCGCTTGCGTCGGGAACGGGACCGACTGCGGACCGAGCGCGACCGTCTCGCGGCCGAACGCGACCGTCTCGCGGCCGAACGCGACGAGCTAGCAGCCGAACGCGACCGATATCGAACGGTCTTCGCGAACGTTCCGGATCCGGCCGTCCGGTACGAGATCGTCGACGGAGAGCCCGTCGTCAGGACCGTCAACGACACCTTCGCCGACGTGTTCGGTACCGATCCCGAATCGATCGTCGGCGACCCCGTCGACGAGTCGATCGTCCCGCCGGGTCTCGAGCGACGACGGGCGACGCTCCTCGAGTCGCTGCGGGCGGGCGAGCGGCGCCAGCTCGGTAGCCGGCGCGAGACCGTCGACGGCGTCCGCGAGTTCCTGCTCACGCTGGTCCCCCTCGCCGTGAACGCCGACGGGGATAGACACGGAGACGGAGACGCGGCCCCCGAGGGGAACGAGGGCGCCGACCACAACTCCGAGGGGCTGATCGTCTACAGCGACGTCACCGAGCACAGCCGTCGCGAACGCGAACTGGCCGCCGCCGAAGCACGTCTCGAGACGATCGCGGCCCTGATCCACGACGACGTACGAACGCCGCTGAACGTCGCCCGCGGCTACCTCGAGATCGCCGAGGAAACCGGCGATCGGGAGCACTTCGCGGCAGTCGACGACGCACAGGAGCGATTGCGGGAATCCGTCGATCGGCTGGTCACGATCGCCGGACGGGACGACGTCCTCGTCGAGACCGAACCCGTCGCCGTCCACGACGTCGCCCGGCGGGCCTGGGTGGCCGTCGACACCGGCGACGCGCGGCTCGTCACGCGAGCGGCGAATAATCGCGTCCTCGAGGCTGACAAGGCGCGTTTGCGGGAGCTACTCGAATCGCTGCTGATGGCCGTCGTCGACGAAGCGAACGAGAACGAGCCGGTCGTCACTGTCCGCGCGACCGACGACGGCTTCGCCGTCGCTCGCCGCGACCCGGCCACCGCAGAGACGGACACCGATCTCGAGGCGGATCCCGTCTCCGACCGGGTGGCCGCGGCGGACGGGACCGGCTTCGGGCTCGGCACCGTCGAACGGATCGCCGACGCCCACGGCTGGGACGTCGGCGTCGCCGAAGCGAACGGTCGCCTCACCGTCTCGTTTCGCGGGATCGAACCGGCCGACGTGGAGGGAGAGTGA
- a CDS encoding polymer-forming cytoskeletal protein, with translation MLGNDSLSRFAVAVLVVLVVFGTVPATAAAQSDARTGGTIVVEEGETVDSLEAFGGSVVVRGTVTGDVSAVGGDVRIEETGQVNGDLEAAGGSVTIAGTVDGDVEVGAGSFTVTESGTVGGTVMAGVGSATIDGTLESDAEIGAETIRLGESASIAGDLRYDGDLEGNTDAVTGEIREDSSLGVDVAPTIQPFASWLFTAYAFAVNLLLGALLLALFPRFSDAVADRVATGPLRSGLVGLGVLVGIPILLIALAITVVGIPLSMIGGLVFALLLWIGIIYGRFAVAAWLLSLVGLGNRWLALVVGLLAGALLSRLPIPVVGEVISLVVLLLGVGAIARALFSNRRHAREREQRVGSSPDEPTTD, from the coding sequence ATGCTCGGAAACGACTCGCTATCACGATTCGCCGTCGCCGTGCTGGTCGTCCTCGTCGTTTTCGGGACCGTCCCGGCGACGGCCGCCGCCCAGTCCGACGCCCGAACCGGCGGAACGATCGTCGTCGAGGAAGGCGAGACGGTCGATAGCCTCGAGGCCTTCGGCGGAAGCGTCGTCGTCCGGGGCACCGTCACCGGCGACGTCAGCGCCGTCGGGGGCGACGTTCGAATCGAAGAAACGGGCCAGGTCAACGGCGACCTCGAGGCCGCCGGCGGGAGCGTCACCATCGCCGGAACCGTCGACGGCGACGTCGAGGTCGGCGCGGGGAGCTTCACGGTCACCGAGAGCGGAACCGTCGGCGGCACCGTCATGGCCGGGGTCGGGAGCGCGACGATCGACGGCACGCTCGAGAGCGACGCCGAAATCGGTGCCGAGACGATCCGGCTGGGCGAGAGCGCGTCGATCGCAGGCGATCTGCGCTACGACGGTGATCTCGAGGGGAACACCGATGCTGTCACGGGCGAGATTCGAGAGGACTCCTCGCTCGGGGTCGACGTTGCGCCGACGATTCAGCCGTTCGCGTCGTGGCTGTTCACCGCCTACGCCTTCGCGGTGAATCTACTGCTCGGTGCACTCCTGCTCGCGCTGTTCCCGCGGTTCTCCGACGCCGTCGCCGACCGGGTCGCCACGGGTCCCCTCCGCTCCGGACTGGTCGGGCTGGGGGTGCTCGTGGGGATCCCGATCCTCCTGATCGCGCTCGCGATCACCGTCGTCGGCATCCCGCTGTCGATGATCGGCGGGCTCGTGTTCGCCCTGCTGCTCTGGATCGGAATTATCTACGGCCGCTTCGCCGTCGCTGCCTGGCTCCTCTCGCTGGTCGGTCTCGGCAACCGCTGGCTCGCGCTCGTCGTCGGCCTGCTCGCCGGTGCCCTCCTCTCTCGGCTGCCCATCCCCGTTGTCGGCGAGGTGATCAGTCTGGTCGTCCTCCTGCTCGGCGTGGGCGCGATCGCTCGCGCGCTGTTCAGTAATCGACGGCACGCTCGAGAGCGAGAGCAGCGGGTCGGCTCGAGCCCGGACGAACCGACGACGGACTGA
- a CDS encoding tryptophanase has product MVAYKSKVVERIRLPSREQRERALEEAGYNAFNLSADDVFIDLLTDSGTGAMSDDQWAALFRGDEAYAGSASFDRLESAVADVMGFERVVPTHQGRGAENVLYGTLLSEGDVALNNTHFDTTRAHVSNQGADPVDCPVSGAQDPEANEPFKGNFSLERARAVVDEVGPERVPLVILTITNNSAAGQPVSVANTRRVRAFADEIDATFVIDACRFAENAYFVTRREDEFADATVAEAAREQLGYADALVMSGKKDGLVNVGGFVATDDETLFERCKQRAILYEGFPTYGGMAGRDVAAMAVGLREAVEESYVEDRVGQVRELGAMLEAVGLPVYTPTSGHAVYIDAGATFPEIPPDEFPGQALVCELYREGGVRGVELGSFAFPETNRPELVRLAVPRRTYHREHFDHVVETAEAVLEKRDDVSGLEIVSDPAVPELRHFSASLEPLSAEPAAATGTNTD; this is encoded by the coding sequence ATGGTCGCCTACAAGTCGAAAGTAGTCGAACGGATCCGCCTCCCATCGAGAGAACAGCGAGAACGAGCGCTCGAGGAAGCCGGGTACAACGCCTTCAATCTCTCCGCTGACGACGTTTTCATCGATCTCCTTACCGACAGCGGGACGGGCGCGATGAGCGACGATCAGTGGGCCGCGCTCTTCAGGGGCGACGAAGCGTACGCCGGATCGGCGAGCTTTGATCGCCTCGAGTCCGCGGTCGCGGACGTGATGGGATTCGAGCGCGTGGTGCCGACCCATCAGGGCCGCGGCGCGGAAAACGTCCTCTACGGCACCCTCCTCTCCGAGGGCGACGTCGCGCTCAACAACACCCACTTCGACACGACGCGAGCGCACGTCTCGAATCAGGGTGCTGATCCGGTCGACTGTCCCGTGTCGGGCGCTCAAGATCCGGAGGCAAACGAGCCGTTCAAGGGGAACTTCTCGCTCGAGCGAGCGCGAGCGGTCGTCGACGAGGTCGGGCCGGAGCGCGTCCCGCTGGTAATTCTGACGATCACGAACAACTCGGCGGCGGGCCAGCCGGTCAGCGTCGCAAACACCCGTCGGGTTCGGGCGTTCGCCGACGAGATCGATGCGACGTTCGTGATCGACGCCTGCCGGTTCGCGGAGAACGCCTACTTCGTGACCCGACGCGAGGACGAGTTCGCCGACGCGACGGTAGCCGAGGCGGCTCGCGAGCAACTGGGCTACGCCGACGCGCTCGTCATGAGCGGGAAGAAAGACGGGCTGGTGAACGTCGGCGGCTTCGTCGCGACCGACGACGAGACTCTCTTCGAGCGGTGCAAACAGCGCGCGATCCTCTACGAAGGGTTTCCGACGTACGGCGGGATGGCCGGTCGGGACGTCGCCGCGATGGCCGTCGGCCTGCGCGAGGCCGTCGAGGAATCGTACGTTGAAGATCGGGTCGGGCAGGTTCGCGAACTCGGCGCGATGCTCGAGGCGGTCGGGCTCCCGGTGTACACCCCGACCAGCGGACACGCGGTCTACATCGACGCGGGAGCGACGTTTCCCGAGATTCCGCCCGACGAGTTTCCGGGGCAAGCGCTGGTCTGTGAACTGTATCGGGAGGGCGGGGTTCGAGGGGTCGAACTCGGAAGCTTCGCGTTTCCCGAGACCAACCGGCCGGAACTGGTTCGGCTCGCGGTCCCGCGCCGGACCTACCACCGGGAGCACTTCGATCACGTCGTCGAGACGGCCGAAGCCGTCCTCGAGAAGCGCGACGATGTTTCCGGACTCGAGATCGTCTCGGACCCTGCAGTCCCGGAGCTCCGTCACTTTTCGGCGTCGCTCGAGCCGCTGTCCGCGGAGCCCGCGGCTGCGACTGGCACGAACACTGACTGA
- a CDS encoding ubiquitin-like small modifier protein 2, with product MHVTVDVKGEDTYELELEAVAGAADADADAADGPDVDAAGGPDGTPTYADLLRAIDLSPHEVSVLVDGRPVPEDQPVESDHVTVLRLIKGG from the coding sequence ATGCACGTCACCGTCGACGTCAAGGGCGAGGACACCTACGAACTCGAACTCGAGGCGGTGGCAGGGGCTGCGGATGCCGACGCTGACGCCGCTGACGGTCCCGATGTCGACGCCGCTGGCGGTCCCGACGGAACGCCGACCTACGCGGACCTGCTCCGCGCGATCGACCTGAGTCCCCACGAGGTGAGCGTCCTCGTCGACGGTCGCCCGGTCCCCGAGGATCAACCGGTCGAGAGCGACCACGTGACGGTGTTACGGCTCATTAAAGGCGGGTGA
- a CDS encoding GNAT family N-acetyltransferase, with product MFVRTATPDDALEVRRILDGAMLEPGDVESRIDAGDVLVAGDRRGGTASAGDDGTASADGPDATERILGTVVLEPLDAESGAHVGAIGVRRRHRGHGIGRALIERALEHEGRLTARFDDRVRPFYERLGFSIEPIDDQRHRGVVAADRV from the coding sequence ATGTTCGTCCGCACGGCCACCCCCGACGACGCCCTCGAGGTCCGGCGCATCCTCGACGGCGCAATGCTCGAGCCGGGCGACGTCGAGAGCCGGATCGACGCCGGTGACGTCCTCGTCGCGGGTGATCGACGGGGTGGCACGGCGAGCGCCGGTGACGATGGGACCGCTTCCGCAGACGGCCCGGACGCGACCGAGCGAATCCTCGGCACGGTCGTTCTCGAACCCCTCGACGCCGAGTCCGGGGCCCACGTCGGCGCGATCGGTGTCCGGCGTCGCCACCGTGGTCACGGCATCGGCCGGGCGCTGATCGAGCGGGCCCTCGAGCACGAAGGCCGACTGACGGCCCGGTTCGACGACCGCGTCCGGCCGTTCTACGAGCGCCTCGGATTTTCGATCGAGCCGATCGACGATCAGCGCCACCGCGGCGTTGTCGCGGCTGACCGCGTCTGA
- a CDS encoding twin-arginine translocation signal domain-containing protein: protein MGTRRSFLRKAGLSAVGTVAGITLLPPPPDATDPTGTVEAAEPPSAVSEWTDEPITDEDDAPIGRYHYEPTGDGFRATAPFNVVVLPEADGDRGLETVMSVLEAEGWIRSPEEYTRFAWDRETESYVRQQATAAQAYYGVNGRRHVRCWSFDGVISMQAHEDSPARPTHGVPSYQRGRDTIEAIFDGADWRVSPNAIDLANAKRPDHDGVATVIAEDP from the coding sequence ATGGGGACCAGACGTTCCTTCCTCCGGAAAGCCGGCCTATCCGCCGTCGGAACGGTCGCCGGTATCACCCTCCTCCCGCCGCCGCCCGACGCGACGGATCCGACGGGGACGGTCGAGGCCGCCGAACCACCCTCAGCGGTCTCCGAGTGGACCGACGAACCGATCACCGACGAAGACGACGCGCCGATCGGTCGCTACCACTACGAGCCGACGGGCGACGGGTTCCGCGCGACCGCTCCGTTCAACGTCGTCGTGCTCCCCGAAGCCGACGGCGATCGCGGCCTCGAGACCGTCATGTCCGTCCTCGAGGCCGAAGGGTGGATACGCAGCCCCGAAGAATACACGCGGTTCGCGTGGGATCGGGAGACCGAGTCGTACGTGCGCCAGCAGGCCACGGCCGCCCAGGCCTACTACGGCGTCAACGGTCGCCGCCACGTCCGGTGCTGGTCGTTCGACGGCGTCATCTCGATGCAGGCCCACGAGGATTCCCCCGCTCGGCCGACACACGGAGTCCCCTCCTACCAGCGGGGCCGAGACACGATCGAAGCGATCTTCGACGGAGCCGACTGGCGGGTTTCCCCCAATGCGATCGATCTGGCGAACGCGAAGAGACCCGATCACGACGGGGTCGCGACGGTCATCGCGGAGGACCCATGA